Proteins encoded within one genomic window of Arachis ipaensis cultivar K30076 chromosome B08, Araip1.1, whole genome shotgun sequence:
- the LOC107612963 gene encoding ADP,ATP carrier protein 1, mitochondrial (The sequence of the model RefSeq protein was modified relative to this genomic sequence to represent the inferred CDS: added 132 bases not found in genome assembly), with translation MIVLHVCPNGTHPQVPLLHSHIKWVFCWAILLRSKHARLRKNLLSHPIPFAISFLSVCERKSTMVDQVQQPTIMEKVAGQLHLRKNLLSHPIPFAISFLSVCERKSTMVDQVQQPTIMEKVAGQLHLRSNSSSDIRSYNGAFPQRALYQRRAFGSYTNAGLQYPMMPACSATTDLSAVTATASPVFVAAPAEKGNFLIDFLMGGVSAAVSKTAAAPIERVKLLIQNQDEMIKSGRLSEPYKGIGDCFKRTMADEGVISLWRGNTANVIRYFPTQALNFAFKDYFKRLFNFKKDRDGYWKWFAGNLASGGAAGASSLLFVYSLDYARTRLANDAKAAKKGGERQFNGLVDVYRKTLASDGVAGLYRGFNISCVGIIVYRGLYFGMYDSLKPVLLTGSLQDSFFASFALGWLITNGAGLASYPIDTVRRRMMMTSGEAVKYKSSMDAFAQILKNEGAKSLFKGAGANILRAVAGAGVLAGYDKLQVIVFGKKYGSGGA, from the exons ATGATAGTGTTACACGTGTGCCCTAATGGGACCCACCCACAAGTTCCCCTACTACATTCGCATATAAAATGGGTATTCTGTTGGGCGATTTTGCTTCGTTCAAAGCACGCACGCCTCCGCAAAAATCTCCTCTCCCATCCCATTCCTTTCGCAATCTCATTTCTCTCTGTTTGTGAAAG GAAATCCACCATGGTTGATCAGGTTCAGCAACCAACAATCATGGAGAAGGTTGCTGGACAGCTCCATCTCCGCTCCAACTCATCATCTGATATCAGGAGCTATAATGGAGCCTTCCCCCAGCGTGCTTTGTACCAAAGGCGTGCATTTGGGAGTTACACAAATGCAGGGTTGCAGTACCCAATGATGCCGGCATGTAGTGCTACTACTGATTTGAGTGCCGTTACAGCAACAGCCTCCCCTGTTTTTGTCGCAGCTCCAGCAGAGAAAGGAAACTTCCTTATCGACTTTCTCATGGGTGGTGTTTCTGCTGCAGTCTCCAAAACTGCTGCTGCTCCAATTGAAAGGGTTAAGCTCTTGATCCAGAATCAGGATGAGATGATTAAGTCAGGTAGGCTCTCAGAGCCCTACAAGGGAATTGGTGACTGTTTTAAGAGAACTATGGCCGATGAGGGTGTGATTTCCCTATGGAGAGGTAACACTGCCAATGTCATCCGTTATTTCCCAACTCAG GCCTTAAACTTTGCATTCAAGGATTACTTCAAGAGGCTTTTCAACTTCAAGAAGGACAGAGATGGTTACTGGAAATGGTTTGCTGGAAACTTGGCCTCTGGAGGTGCTGCTGGTGCTTCATCCCTTTTGTTTGTTTACTCCCTCGACTATGCCCGTACCCGTCTTGCTAACGATGCCAAGGCCGCAAAGAAGGGTGGAGAAAGACAATTCAATGGCCTTGTTGATGTCTACAGGAAGACTTTGGCTTCTGATGGTGTTGCTGGGCTTTATCGTGGTTTTAACATCTCCTGTGTTGGAATCATTGTGTACCGTGGTCTCTATTTTGGAATGTATGATTCCCTGAAGCCAGTTCTTCTCACTGGAAGCCTACAG GATAGCTTCTTTGCTAGCTTTGCTCTTGGATGGCTCATCACCAATGGTGCTGGTCTTGCATCATACCCAATTGACACTGTCagaagaagaatgatgatgaCATCCGGCGAGGCGGTGAAGTACAAGAGCTCCATGGATGCATTTGCTCAAATCCTCAAGAATGAGGGTGCCAAGTCCTTGTTCAAGGGAGCTGGTGCTAACATCCTTCGTGCCGTTGCAGGTGCTGGTGTGCTTGCTGGTTACGACAAGCTTCAGGTTATTGTGTTCGGCAAGAAGTACGGTTCTGGTGGCGCTTAA
- the LOC107611333 gene encoding uncharacterized protein LOC107611333, with translation MELVDLAINDRKYTWFRGQSYSRIDRSLVSLEWLDAYPDTRLRGGSRGLSNHCPLIVEDRRIAQGPRPFRSLDAWFMHEGFLKMMKEEWRGLGDVWFLDKLKALAKPLGRWHKQYFGNIHEKIQRFEDEIKKVDDMVSNRVYDGTIEVKKKGAAKRRNNQIESLVINRRLVKNHARIKVATKDFYMNLYHQDESPNISFRDGLVNHLEMEEAQALEVLPTEEELKQAVWDYESSKALSSDGYNMNFIKRCWRIHDGALIACETVQWIKLKKKASAIIKLDFQKAYDRVK, from the exons ATGGAGTTGGTGGACTTGGCAATTAATGATCGTAAGTATACATGGTTTAGAGGTCAGTCCTACAGTCGTATTGATAGAAGCCTAGTTAGCTTGGAATGGCTAGATGCGTACCCAGATACTCGCCTAAGAGGAGGTTCGAGAGGTCTATCAAATCATTGTCCTTTGATAGTGGAAGATAGAAGAATAGCTCAGGGACCAAGACCATTCCGCAGTTTAGACGCATGGTTCATGCATGAAGGCTTCCTAAAGATGATGAAGGAAGAATGGAGGGGATTGGGTGATGTATGGTTCCTGGATAAACTGAAGGCGCTGGCAAAACCACTGGGTAGATGGCACAAACAGTACTTTGGAAATATACATGAGAAGATCCAAAGGTTTGAGGACGAGATCAAGAAAGTGGATGATATGGTTAGTAACAGAGTATATGATGGTACAATAGAAGTAAAAAAGAAAGGCGCTG CAAAAAGAAGAAATAACCAGATTGAGTCTTTAGTGATTAATAGAAGGTTGGTAAAAAACCATGCAAGAATTAAGGTTGCAACTAAAGATTTCTACATGAACCTATACCACCAAGACGAGTCACCAAATATCAGTTTTCGAGATGGTTTAGTTAATCACTTGGAGATGGAGGAAGCTCAAGCACTAGAGGTGTTACCGACGGAGGAGGAACTAAAGCAGGCAGTATGGGACTACGAATCATCTAAGGCTCTGAGTAGTGATGGCTATAACatgaattttataaaaagatGCTG GAGGATACATGATGGAGCATTAATAGCATGTGAAACTGTACAGTGGATAAAACTGAAGAAGAAGGCATCAGCTATTATCAAATTGGACTTCCAGAAAGCCTATGATAGAGTCAAATAG